The genome window GGTGCGCCGCGAAGGACTGGGCGCCGACCTCTCCGCGGGCGACGCCGTCGGGGCCGTGGGCGGCGGCGAGCCAGTCCGCCACCGTGCCCGCCAGCGGGCGGCCGGGCTCGGCGGCCGGGAAGAGCAGGCGAGCGGCCTCGTTGAGCGACCGGATCACGCCGGACCCGTCGGCCACCAGCGCCGCGATGGGGGCGGCGGCCCACTCCCGGCCGCCGTCGACCGGGGTGGCTCGCGCGGTGCGCGCGCGGTCAGCCACGGGCTCCGGCCGGGTCCGGATCGGTGACCAGCTCGGCCCACAGGGTCTTGCCGCTGGGCCGGCGCAGCTGGCCCCAGGCCGCCGCGCAGCGCTCGACCAGCAGGAGCCCGCGGCCGCCGTGGTCGGACGGCGCCCGGCGGCGGGCGGTCTCGCCACCGCCGTCGTCGACCTCGATCCGCAGCTTGGCCGCACCCGGCAGCAGCCGGACGTGGTAGGGCGCGCGGCCGTGGCGCAGCGCGTTGGACGTCAGCTCGTCCACCACCATGACGGCCGTGCTGACGACGTTGGCCGGCAGGCCGCAGAGGACCGAGCGCACCCAGTGGCGGACCCGGGCCAGTTCGGACAGCTCGGCGGAGATGCCGAGCTCGTGCCGCACATCGCGGAGC of Amycolatopsis solani contains these proteins:
- a CDS encoding ATP-binding protein; this encodes MKLRDVRHELGISAELSELARVRHWVRSVLCGLPANVVSTAVMVVDELTSNALRHGRAPYHVRLLPGAAKLRIEVDDGGGETARRRAPSDHGGRGLLLVERCAAAWGQLRRPSGKTLWAELVTDPDPAGARG